One Halarcobacter ebronensis genomic window carries:
- a CDS encoding urease accessory protein UreE, translating into MIKKATEIKRDIDSQDSVLLDWFDMQKPNLCAITKEGVEFIVKAKYTHLHEDDILVCEDGYTIKVSKSEDNIYTLKFSDHITFARIAYEIGNRHQPICIEDFKITILEDISTADIIKACEAIDSVKVEKSKAIFKPNGNAHHSH; encoded by the coding sequence ATGATTAAAAAAGCAACAGAGATAAAAAGGGATATAGACTCACAAGATAGTGTACTTTTAGATTGGTTTGATATGCAAAAACCAAATCTATGTGCTATTACAAAAGAGGGTGTTGAGTTTATTGTAAAGGCAAAATATACCCACCTACACGAAGATGATATATTAGTTTGTGAAGATGGTTACACAATCAAAGTATCTAAATCTGAGGATAATATCTATACTCTTAAATTTAGTGACCATATTACCTTTGCTAGAATTGCTTACGAAATAGGAAATAGACATCAACCAATTTGTATAGAGGATTTTAAAATCACAATTTTAGAAGATATCTCAACAGCAGATATTATAAAAGCTTGTGAGGCAATTGATAGTGTAAAAGTAGAAAAAAGTAAAGCTATCTTTAAACCAAATGGAAATGCTCATCACAGCCACTAA
- a CDS encoding ABC transporter ATP-binding protein, with protein MIRCKDLHVTFNHGLATEKLALRGVDLTIPTGQFVTVIGSNGAGKSTLLNTIAGDIEATHGQIFFNDRDVTSLPATGRTKDIARVFQDPLAGTCGNLTVEENMCLAYGRGIRGTLSLALNSKLRKLFKEQLSRLNLGLEDRLTSQMGLLSGGQRQSVSLLMSALQPSSILLLDEHTAALDPKTAALIMDITSQIIEEKSLTVMMVTHSMRQALDHGSRTIMLHEGKIIFDLEGKERSSYEVKDLLNLFALARKDGEELDDDKLLLDS; from the coding sequence ATGATTCGTTGTAAGGATTTGCATGTTACTTTTAATCATGGCTTGGCAACTGAAAAGTTAGCTTTAAGGGGTGTCGATTTAACAATACCTACTGGTCAATTTGTAACTGTTATTGGCTCAAATGGTGCAGGAAAATCAACCTTACTTAATACAATTGCAGGGGATATTGAAGCAACCCATGGGCAAATATTTTTTAATGATAGGGATGTGACATCTTTACCTGCAACAGGTCGTACAAAAGATATTGCAAGAGTATTTCAAGACCCACTTGCTGGAACTTGTGGTAATTTAACAGTTGAAGAGAATATGTGTCTTGCTTACGGTAGAGGTATAAGAGGTACTTTATCTTTGGCATTAAATAGTAAACTTAGAAAACTTTTTAAAGAACAATTAAGTAGGCTTAATCTAGGACTTGAAGATAGATTAACTTCTCAAATGGGTCTTTTATCTGGAGGTCAGCGACAATCAGTTAGTCTTTTAATGTCTGCTTTACAACCAAGTAGTATTTTATTATTAGATGAACATACAGCAGCGCTAGATCCAAAAACAGCTGCACTTATTATGGATATTACTTCACAAATTATTGAAGAAAAATCATTAACTGTAATGATGGTAACCCACTCTATGAGACAAGCTCTTGACCATGGAAGCCGAACTATTATGTTACATGAAGGTAAAATTATCTTTGATTTAGAAGGTAAGGAAAGATCTAGTTATGAGGTGAAAGATCTTCTTAACTTATTTGCCCTTGCAAGAAAAGACGGCGAAGAGTTAGATGATGATAAATTATTATTAGACAGTTAA
- a CDS encoding ABC transporter substrate-binding protein, with protein sequence MRLSSIFKSAVVSTLLVSSALQAKPVYIATTAIVEHPALDAVRDGIKQALNDNGYSGDNLKFTYESAQGKPDIASQIARKMVGENPDIIVAIATPSAQAAVTATKTIPVVFSAVTDPLAAKLVPTLEQPGGNVTGLSDMANIKEHFTLIKEFVPNLKVLGIPYNPGEANAVSMLESAKVVAEKMGIKIVEAAAPKSSDVMIAAKQLVGKADAIYCPIDNTIISAVESVIKVGIDAQVPVFAGDTSTVERGAIAAVGYNYFDLGRQTGDIVVRILKGEKPGSIDVKMAKGTDLYVNPKMAKRMGIEVPKAVLEKATKIVK encoded by the coding sequence ATGAGATTAAGTTCAATTTTTAAAAGTGCTGTTGTGTCAACACTTTTAGTATCTTCTGCTTTACAAGCTAAACCTGTTTATATTGCAACAACTGCAATTGTAGAACATCCAGCACTAGATGCCGTAAGAGATGGAATCAAACAAGCATTAAATGATAATGGTTATAGTGGAGATAATCTTAAGTTTACTTATGAAAGTGCTCAAGGAAAACCAGATATTGCTTCACAAATTGCAAGAAAAATGGTAGGGGAAAACCCTGATATTATTGTTGCAATTGCAACTCCATCAGCTCAAGCAGCGGTTACGGCTACAAAAACAATTCCGGTTGTATTTTCAGCTGTAACAGATCCATTAGCTGCAAAACTTGTTCCAACTTTAGAACAACCGGGAGGAAATGTTACAGGTTTATCTGATATGGCTAATATTAAAGAACATTTTACTTTAATTAAAGAGTTTGTACCTAATCTTAAAGTGCTTGGTATTCCATACAATCCAGGTGAAGCAAATGCAGTTTCAATGCTTGAAAGTGCTAAAGTTGTAGCAGAAAAAATGGGTATTAAAATTGTAGAAGCAGCAGCTCCTAAATCATCTGACGTAATGATTGCAGCTAAACAATTAGTGGGTAAAGCAGATGCAATTTATTGTCCAATTGATAATACTATTATTTCAGCTGTTGAATCGGTTATAAAAGTTGGTATTGATGCACAGGTTCCAGTTTTTGCTGGGGATACAAGTACAGTTGAAAGAGGAGCAATTGCTGCTGTTGGTTATAACTACTTTGATTTGGGTCGTCAAACAGGAGATATTGTTGTAAGAATCTTAAAGGGTGAAAAACCAGGTTCAATTGATGTAAAAATGGCAAAAGGAACAGATCTATATGTTAATCCAAAAATGGCAAAAAGAATGGGTATAGAAGTTCCAAAAGCAGTGCTTGAAAAAGCTACTAAAATTGTTAAATAG
- the ureG gene encoding urease accessory protein UreG, producing the protein MSIKIGIAGPVGSGKTSIIEKLTNMLKDEYTLGIVTNDIYTTEDANYLKEKLDLNSEQIIGVETGGCPHTAIRDDISINQKAVLELEKKFNPDIIFVESGGDNLSATFSYELIDYYLYVIDVAQGSDIPRKKGAGLLFSDLLVINKTDLCAYVNVDLESYKEDVKNNRKNKPSLFLTNKDEQSFEKLKEWIEALI; encoded by the coding sequence ATGAGTATTAAAATAGGAATAGCAGGACCAGTAGGAAGTGGTAAAACTTCAATTATAGAGAAACTAACAAATATGTTAAAAGATGAGTACACTTTAGGGATAGTTACAAATGATATATATACAACAGAAGATGCAAACTATCTAAAAGAAAAACTTGATTTAAACAGTGAACAAATTATTGGTGTGGAAACAGGTGGTTGTCCCCATACAGCAATTAGAGATGATATCTCTATAAATCAAAAAGCTGTTTTAGAGTTGGAAAAAAAATTTAACCCAGATATTATCTTTGTTGAAAGCGGTGGAGATAATCTTAGTGCCACCTTCTCTTATGAGTTAATTGATTACTACCTTTATGTAATTGATGTGGCTCAAGGCTCTGACATACCTAGAAAAAAAGGGGCTGGACTACTTTTTTCTGATCTTTTAGTTATAAATAAAACTGACCTTTGTGCTTATGTAAATGTTGATTTAGAAAGTTATAAAGAGGATGTGAAAAACAATAGAAAAAATAAACCAAGTTTATTTCTAACAAACAAAGATGAACAGAGTTTTGAAAAATTAAAAGAGTGGATAGAAGCTCTAATATAA
- a CDS encoding YqaA family protein: MLYLTLFLSAFISATLIPFGSEALLIYNITQGYNIYYLLFFATLGNVLGGVVNYYLGFKGEEYLEKKKILDRKKIDKYIKFFSKYGGVSLLLSWAPIIGDPITFIAGTLKYDFKKFLFLVTFSKFVRYLFLAFITLY; encoded by the coding sequence ATGCTCTATTTAACTCTCTTTTTATCGGCATTTATCTCAGCAACACTTATCCCTTTTGGAAGTGAAGCTTTGCTTATTTATAATATTACCCAAGGATATAATATTTATTATCTTTTATTTTTTGCAACTTTAGGAAATGTTTTAGGAGGAGTTGTAAACTACTATTTAGGTTTTAAAGGTGAAGAGTATTTAGAAAAGAAAAAAATTTTAGATAGAAAAAAAATTGATAAATATATAAAGTTTTTCTCAAAATATGGGGGAGTTTCTTTGCTTCTCTCTTGGGCTCCAATTATTGGAGATCCCATTACTTTTATTGCTGGCACTTTAAAATATGATTTTAAAAAGTTTTTGTTTTTAGTAACTTTTTCAAAGTTTGTTAGGTACCTATTTTTGGCTTTTATAACTTTATATTAG
- a CDS encoding NAD(P)-binding domain-containing protein: MNIIYDIAIVGGGPGGIGTAVEAAVHGVENILLIDKADNHSSTIRKFYKANKRVDKDWKGQTIDIEGNIPFMDGTKETTLNFFDKLLDEEKIDTAFNTEVENIVKNEEEDIFLISTSTQSFRAKAVVITIGKMGKPNMPSYKIPPSIKEFINFNLDNCSMGEKILVVGGGNSAAEYAYELADEGNTVTLVYRKDEFTRLNPENEDILYQYNGQEKLRLRMNTDIKSLENEQGKVKVNFDDGYYTIYDRIIYAIGGTSPVDFLKKVGIEVDKEGKPIYDEHYRTNIPRLYVAGDIAFNTGGSIAAALNHGYHIVNSFLRRSGKIYSHTHKVEEFFKNNPEFRS; encoded by the coding sequence ATGAATATAATTTATGATATTGCCATAGTTGGTGGAGGTCCTGGAGGGATAGGAACAGCAGTGGAAGCAGCTGTTCATGGGGTTGAAAATATTCTACTAATAGATAAAGCAGACAATCACTCTAGCACTATTAGAAAATTTTATAAAGCAAATAAAAGAGTTGACAAAGATTGGAAAGGTCAAACCATAGATATAGAAGGGAATATCCCTTTTATGGATGGAACAAAAGAGACAACTCTAAACTTTTTTGACAAACTACTTGATGAGGAAAAAATTGATACAGCTTTTAATACAGAAGTCGAAAATATCGTAAAAAATGAAGAAGAGGATATATTTTTAATAAGCACTTCAACTCAAAGTTTTAGAGCAAAAGCTGTGGTTATTACTATTGGAAAAATGGGAAAACCAAATATGCCTTCATATAAAATTCCCCCCTCAATAAAAGAGTTTATAAACTTCAATCTTGATAACTGTTCTATGGGTGAAAAGATTTTAGTTGTAGGTGGTGGAAATAGTGCCGCTGAATATGCTTATGAACTTGCTGATGAAGGAAATACTGTAACTTTAGTTTATAGAAAAGATGAGTTCACAAGACTTAATCCAGAAAATGAAGATATTCTTTATCAATACAATGGGCAAGAGAAATTAAGACTTAGGATGAATACAGATATAAAATCATTAGAGAATGAGCAAGGAAAAGTAAAAGTGAATTTCGACGATGGTTACTATACAATCTATGATAGAATAATCTATGCAATAGGAGGAACCTCACCAGTTGATTTTTTAAAAAAAGTTGGAATAGAGGTTGATAAAGAGGGAAAACCAATCTATGATGAACATTATAGAACAAATATTCCAAGACTCTATGTTGCAGGAGATATTGCCTTTAATACAGGGGGTTCAATAGCAGCAGCACTAAATCATGGTTATCATATTGTAAACTCTTTTTTAAGAAGAAGTGGAAAAATCTATTCCCATACCCATAAAGTAGAAGAGTTTTTCAAAAATAATCCAGAGTTTAGGAGTTAA
- a CDS encoding DNA-binding protein — protein MERLVTTAQAAEILGISLQGIHYRIKKKQLKSLKKSGKTFVYVDDYQELKENKEPIIELKEFVPNETIKEIIKAKDEQIDILKTSVKWMKKQYISEISRLEKNQKRIIGVFNREIELLQSAFNEMRSIYKPQIEFHTQQAAMQQQSHKEQYAKDRFMTLQDFTLLMKRNNKSEKEIKLIILKAVQGRDKRFIYNRKDKKLLILKDDFSDLI, from the coding sequence TTGGAGAGATTGGTAACTACTGCACAAGCAGCTGAAATACTTGGAATATCTCTTCAAGGAATACACTACAGAATTAAGAAAAAACAACTAAAATCCCTTAAAAAATCTGGCAAAACTTTTGTTTATGTTGATGATTATCAAGAGTTAAAAGAGAACAAAGAGCCAATAATTGAGCTAAAAGAGTTTGTTCCAAATGAAACAATAAAAGAGATAATAAAAGCAAAAGATGAACAAATTGATATTTTAAAAACTTCTGTTAAATGGATGAAAAAACAATATATTTCAGAGATTTCAAGACTGGAAAAAAATCAAAAAAGAATAATTGGTGTATTTAATAGGGAGATTGAACTACTTCAAAGTGCTTTTAATGAGATGCGTTCAATTTATAAACCCCAAATAGAATTTCATACTCAACAAGCAGCAATGCAACAACAAAGCCATAAAGAGCAGTATGCAAAAGATAGATTTATGACTTTACAAGATTTTACACTACTAATGAAAAGAAATAATAAAAGTGAAAAAGAGATAAAACTAATAATTTTAAAAGCTGTACAAGGTAGGGATAAACGATTTATTTATAATAGAAAAGATAAAAAACTTTTGATTTTAAAGGATGATTTCTCTGATTTGATTTGA
- a CDS encoding ABC transporter permease: protein MSLYAFLGTLEIGFIYGLVAMGVYLTFRILDFPDLTVDGSFTLGAAATAALIVSGVNPYLATLLGTLAAACAGIVTAWLNLRFNILHLLASILTMTALYTINLRVMGKPNLALIMEPTVLTPFEDLGIPAMYLKVIFVAVCAIIGGLLLSWFLYTQYGLAMRAVGSNKRMAQANGIVVKEKVYVGLALSNGLVGLAGALFAQTSGFADSTMGIGTIVVGLAAVIIGESLFGTKSILVVVLSCILGSILYRIAVSMALNADFLGFQASDLNLLTAVLVTLSLIFPKLRSEYKAKKAKRKKV from the coding sequence TTGTCACTTTATGCTTTTTTAGGAACATTAGAGATAGGGTTTATTTATGGTTTAGTTGCAATGGGAGTTTATCTTACTTTTCGTATTTTAGATTTCCCAGATTTAACTGTTGATGGAAGTTTTACATTAGGAGCAGCTGCAACTGCTGCTCTTATAGTTTCTGGAGTAAACCCTTATTTAGCAACTCTATTAGGTACACTTGCAGCTGCATGTGCTGGTATTGTTACTGCTTGGTTAAACTTACGTTTTAATATCCTTCATCTGCTTGCAAGTATTCTTACAATGACAGCTTTATATACAATAAATCTTCGTGTGATGGGAAAACCAAATCTTGCTTTGATTATGGAGCCTACAGTTTTAACTCCATTTGAGGATTTAGGAATCCCAGCCATGTATTTAAAAGTTATATTTGTAGCTGTTTGTGCAATTATTGGGGGTTTATTATTATCATGGTTTTTATATACTCAATATGGTTTAGCAATGAGAGCAGTTGGTTCTAATAAAAGAATGGCTCAAGCAAATGGGATTGTTGTAAAAGAGAAAGTTTATGTGGGACTAGCTTTATCAAATGGTTTAGTAGGACTTGCAGGAGCTTTATTTGCACAAACAAGTGGTTTTGCTGATTCAACAATGGGGATTGGAACTATTGTTGTTGGACTTGCTGCTGTTATTATAGGTGAGTCTTTATTTGGTACAAAATCTATATTAGTTGTTGTATTAAGTTGTATTCTGGGTTCTATTCTTTATAGAATTGCAGTTTCAATGGCACTTAATGCAGATTTTTTAGGTTTCCAAGCATCTGATTTAAATCTACTTACGGCTGTACTTGTTACCTTATCATTAATATTCCCAAAATTACGTAGTGAATATAAAGCGAAAAAAGCAAAAAGGAAAAAAGTATGA
- a CDS encoding urease subunit beta has protein sequence MFLTNREQEKLMIYTASKLAIERKERGLKLNYPEAVAIISSYILEGARDGKSVAQLMVEATKVLKADDVLPGVASMMHMVQTEATFDDGTKLVTVHNPIPETKTDVTPGEYFIDEGEIELNANLEVTSLEVENIGDRPIQVGSHYHFFETNAFLEFDRQKAYGQRLNIPSGTSVRFEPGSKKAIELVPFQGKRYIAGFNGLVNGYLDEKATKKNAMKNLENFISSK, from the coding sequence ATGTTCCTAACGAACCGTGAACAAGAGAAGCTGATGATTTATACAGCTTCAAAGTTAGCAATTGAAAGAAAAGAGAGGGGATTAAAACTTAATTATCCTGAAGCAGTTGCAATAATTAGCTCATACATTTTAGAAGGAGCAAGAGATGGAAAAAGTGTTGCCCAACTTATGGTTGAAGCTACAAAAGTTCTAAAAGCAGATGATGTTCTTCCTGGTGTTGCTTCTATGATGCATATGGTTCAAACAGAAGCTACCTTTGATGATGGAACTAAATTAGTAACTGTTCACAATCCAATTCCTGAAACTAAAACCGATGTTACTCCAGGGGAGTATTTTATTGATGAGGGAGAGATTGAACTAAATGCCAACCTTGAGGTAACTTCTCTTGAAGTTGAAAATATTGGGGATAGACCAATCCAAGTTGGTTCTCACTACCATTTTTTTGAAACTAATGCCTTTTTGGAGTTTGATAGACAAAAAGCCTATGGACAAAGATTAAATATTCCAAGTGGTACCTCTGTTAGATTTGAGCCAGGAAGTAAAAAAGCTATTGAACTTGTGCCTTTCCAAGGTAAAAGATATATTGCAGGATTTAATGGTTTAGTAAATGGTTATTTAGATGAAAAAGCAACTAAAAAAAATGCCATGAAAAATCTTGAAAATTTTATAAGTAGCAAGTAA
- the queF gene encoding preQ(1) synthase, with amino-acid sequence MKYGEKEIVDFDINKEENFWPNKNEKNYTINIELPEFMAKCPRSGYPDFATIKIEYIPEKLVIELKALKIYINTFMYREVSHEDVANEIFDTLYDKLKPRFLKVIADFKPRGNVHTVIEIDSSKM; translated from the coding sequence ATGAAATATGGTGAAAAAGAGATTGTTGATTTTGATATTAACAAAGAGGAAAATTTTTGGCCAAATAAAAATGAAAAAAACTATACAATAAATATTGAATTACCTGAATTTATGGCAAAATGTCCAAGAAGTGGATATCCAGATTTTGCTACTATTAAAATTGAATATATCCCTGAAAAACTGGTAATTGAGCTAAAAGCACTTAAAATATATATCAACACATTTATGTATAGAGAGGTTTCTCATGAAGATGTTGCAAATGAGATATTTGACACTTTATATGACAAATTAAAACCAAGATTTTTAAAAGTTATTGCTGATTTTAAACCTCGAGGTAATGTTCACACTGTTATTGAAATAGATAGCAGTAAAATGTAA
- the ureC gene encoding urease subunit alpha, whose product MKISKAKYASMYGPTTNDRFRLADTSLVAKIEKDYTTYGEESKFGGGKTIRDGMSQSPLAVDTADLIITNAIIIDYTGIYKADIGIKDGKISAIGKSGNPYNCDGITKGLEIGANTEILSAEGKIITAGGIDSHIHFISPGQIDEALSSGVTTMIGGGTGPNTGTNATTCTPGEFNIQKMIESVDDLPLNFGFMGKGNSSNYEALKHQIEAGAMGLKLHEDWGTTPNAIDTCLKVADDFDVQVAIHTDTLNESGFVDNTVNAFAGRTIHTFHSEGAGGGHAPDIMKVAGLANILPSSTNPTLPYTKNTIEEHLDMLMVCHHLSAKIPEDVSFAESRIRGKTIAAEDVLHDIGAISITSSDSQAMGRVGEVIIRTWQVADSMKKQRGALEGDDSLSDNNRIKRYIAKYTINPAIACGIDEYVGSVEVGKMADLSLWTPAFFGVKPEIILKGGFIALAMMGDSNASIPTPEPNIYRPMFGSLGKAAANISAVFTSHLAIEKGLEEKLDTKKVMLPVKNTRKIGKKDMKLNDFIGDIEVDPETYDVKVNGKIIESSYQEELPMAKKYFLF is encoded by the coding sequence ATGAAAATAAGTAAAGCAAAATATGCATCAATGTATGGACCAACTACAAATGATAGGTTTAGATTAGCTGATACTTCTTTAGTAGCAAAGATTGAAAAAGATTATACAACCTATGGTGAAGAGTCAAAATTTGGTGGAGGAAAAACCATAAGAGATGGGATGAGTCAATCTCCACTTGCTGTTGATACGGCTGATTTAATTATTACAAATGCAATAATCATTGACTATACTGGAATTTACAAAGCAGATATTGGAATCAAAGATGGGAAAATAAGTGCCATTGGTAAAAGTGGAAATCCATATAACTGCGATGGTATTACAAAAGGTTTAGAAATTGGAGCAAACACTGAAATTCTTTCAGCTGAGGGTAAAATAATCACAGCTGGTGGAATTGATTCACATATTCACTTTATAAGTCCTGGACAAATAGATGAAGCTTTATCAAGTGGAGTTACTACAATGATTGGTGGAGGAACTGGTCCAAATACGGGAACAAATGCCACAACTTGTACTCCAGGAGAGTTTAATATCCAAAAGATGATTGAATCTGTTGATGATCTACCTCTAAACTTTGGATTTATGGGAAAAGGAAATAGCTCAAACTATGAAGCCCTTAAACATCAAATAGAAGCAGGAGCTATGGGGCTTAAACTTCATGAAGATTGGGGTACTACTCCAAATGCCATCGACACTTGCCTAAAAGTTGCCGATGACTTTGATGTACAAGTTGCAATTCACACTGATACACTAAATGAGTCAGGTTTTGTTGATAATACAGTAAATGCCTTTGCAGGAAGAACAATTCACACTTTCCATAGTGAAGGTGCTGGTGGTGGTCATGCCCCAGATATTATGAAGGTGGCAGGGCTTGCGAATATCTTGCCATCTTCTACAAACCCAACTTTGCCATATACAAAAAATACAATAGAAGAGCATCTTGATATGCTTATGGTTTGTCACCATTTAAGTGCTAAAATTCCAGAAGATGTAAGTTTTGCAGAGTCAAGAATTAGAGGCAAAACTATTGCAGCTGAGGATGTTTTACACGATATTGGAGCAATCTCTATTACAAGTAGCGATTCACAAGCTATGGGAAGAGTTGGTGAAGTAATTATTAGAACTTGGCAAGTAGCAGACTCTATGAAAAAACAAAGGGGAGCCCTTGAAGGTGATGACTCTTTAAGCGATAATAACCGTATTAAAAGATATATTGCAAAATATACTATAAATCCAGCTATTGCTTGTGGTATTGATGAATATGTAGGAAGTGTAGAAGTTGGTAAAATGGCTGACTTAAGTTTGTGGACACCAGCCTTTTTTGGAGTTAAACCAGAGATTATCTTAAAAGGTGGTTTTATAGCCTTAGCAATGATGGGAGATAGTAATGCCTCTATTCCAACCCCTGAACCAAATATCTATAGACCTATGTTTGGAAGTCTAGGAAAGGCAGCAGCTAATATAAGTGCGGTTTTTACCTCACATTTAGCAATTGAAAAAGGACTTGAAGAGAAACTTGATACAAAAAAAGTGATGCTTCCAGTTAAAAACACCAGAAAAATTGGTAAAAAAGATATGAAATTAAATGATTTCATTGGAGATATTGAGGTTGACCCTGAGACATATGATGTTAAAGTAAATGGAAAAATCATAGAGTCTTCATACCAAGAAGAGCTTCCAATGGCTAAAAAATATTTCTTATTCTAG
- a CDS encoding DMT family transporter — protein sequence MKEKSYNIKLFLLIVITLFFFSTSSLLARAALINNHIDAFSFTFFRLFFGALTLLLIFFIKEKKYPINIKINWLSAFCLFLYAITFSYAYINLDAGIGTLILFAIVQLVIMKIAFLRGEKISKRKSFGIFLAFMGLFYLLFPSEELNLPFYYVLLMIISGFAWAFYTILGKKSINALYNTTDNFVKALLFTTIFYLLFIDSIYFNSYGVLLAFISGGITSSLGYLLWYHILPQIDISTSGIIQLIVPPLAIVLGIFLLDETFTFKLFFSTDIILIGIAIAILNSKNVKRSL from the coding sequence ATGAAGGAGAAGTCTTATAATATAAAACTTTTTCTCCTTATTGTAATAACACTTTTTTTCTTTTCAACAAGCTCTTTACTTGCAAGAGCAGCATTGATAAATAATCATATAGATGCCTTTAGTTTTACATTTTTTAGACTCTTCTTTGGTGCTTTGACTCTCCTTTTAATATTTTTTATAAAAGAGAAAAAATACCCCATTAATATAAAAATAAATTGGCTTAGTGCCTTTTGTCTTTTTTTATATGCAATAACTTTTTCATACGCATATATAAATCTTGATGCAGGGATAGGAACCCTTATTCTCTTTGCCATTGTTCAATTAGTTATAATGAAAATAGCTTTTTTAAGAGGTGAAAAAATTTCAAAAAGAAAATCTTTTGGGATATTTTTAGCTTTTATGGGTCTTTTTTATCTTCTTTTTCCAAGTGAAGAGTTAAATCTTCCCTTCTATTATGTATTACTTATGATTATCTCAGGATTTGCTTGGGCTTTTTATACAATACTTGGGAAAAAAAGTATTAATGCCCTATATAATACAACTGATAATTTTGTAAAGGCTCTACTCTTTACAACTATTTTTTATTTGCTATTTATTGATTCGATTTACTTTAATAGTTATGGGGTTCTTTTAGCTTTTATTTCAGGGGGAATCACTTCTTCTTTGGGATATCTTCTTTGGTATCATATTCTTCCCCAAATAGATATAAGTACTTCAGGGATAATCCAACTAATTGTTCCACCTTTAGCTATAGTTTTAGGAATATTTTTATTAGATGAAACCTTTACTTTTAAACTATTCTTCTCAACTGATATTATTTTAATAGGTATTGCAATAGCAATATTAAACTCTAAAAATGTAAAGAGGAGTTTGTAA
- a CDS encoding urease accessory protein UreF, translating to MEMLITATKMNSLALSRFIQLLDGIFPSGAFVHSFGLEPHVVLNLVNDKKSLKNFLENIVEDQYQHMEFSVVKKVFILLEQNNLNLLIKEDKKFASMLSFEYAKASKDLGENYLKHIDFKIKKTIVSEYYKNVKENKTYGNELFILSSYAYELGLDEDTFLLLWCKKTLINITSASLKISRIKPSEIQQILFGFDEILEEKIKNSSKNVSNFNPLFEEVIFSHLNLEPKMFVT from the coding sequence ATGGAAATGCTCATCACAGCCACTAAAATGAACTCTTTAGCTCTTAGTAGATTTATTCAGCTTCTTGATGGGATTTTTCCTTCAGGAGCTTTTGTACACTCTTTTGGACTTGAGCCCCATGTGGTTTTAAATCTTGTAAATGATAAAAAGAGTCTGAAAAACTTTTTGGAAAATATTGTAGAAGATCAATATCAGCATATGGAGTTTTCAGTAGTAAAAAAAGTTTTTATACTTTTAGAACAAAATAATCTAAACTTACTAATAAAAGAGGATAAAAAGTTTGCTTCAATGCTAAGCTTCGAGTATGCAAAGGCTTCAAAAGATTTGGGTGAAAACTACCTAAAACATATAGATTTTAAGATTAAAAAAACAATAGTAAGTGAATATTACAAAAATGTAAAAGAGAATAAAACATATGGAAATGAACTTTTTATTTTAAGCTCTTATGCCTATGAATTAGGGCTTGATGAAGATACATTTTTGCTTTTATGGTGTAAAAAAACTTTGATAAATATAACAAGTGCAAGCTTGAAAATTTCAAGAATAAAACCTAGTGAAATTCAACAAATCCTTTTTGGCTTTGATGAAATTTTAGAAGAAAAAATCAAAAATAGTTCTAAAAATGTGAGTAATTTTAATCCTTTGTTTGAAGAGGTAATCTTTAGTCATCTAAATTTAGAACCAAAGATGTTTGTAACTTGA